TTTCCCACTGCCTTACAAAATAAATTCCCCTAGGAATTATCTTTCAGTACTCATATATTATGACCCGGTGATTGATGCTATATTTTAGGGCGGATCCTAGTGACATCATCGTACTAATAACTGAAAAGTGGAAGTGAAAATATGTCCTGAGAGGAAACAGCTGTGCATTTTACGTTTAAGTGTTTTACGAGAATGTTCAGGAGGATTTAATGTCCCACGTCCTGTAATACGTCATCCAACATTGGATGAGAGCTGAACCAGGGTCACCTGACGAAGGCATTACAATAGCTGCGACTGAAAGCATTCTGTTTTCGggatgtctgtctgtcacttgCGTACATATGTCCATCGTTACCGTCCATTCACGTGGACGTGGGGTCTTATTCCAATTtcgcacaaacatccacttagATTCAAGGATGATGTCATTAGATCTTGGAGGTCTAAGTTCAAGGTCACTGTGTCCTCACGTCTGTCTCATCTTAATCTTCAAACTCAGTAGAAATGTCTACTTTCACTCAGGGATTAACTTGAGTTCATGTCAAATATCTTGAAAACgattaaacaacataaaaaacaaccaatccAAGTAAAGAAATCTTAGTTGACTGAGGCCAAATTGACTCATAAGTCGACTTATAGACTGAGAGGGGGGGCAGCCCTGAAAGTTGAAGATAGGGGACCTATCACATTAAAGCCGTTCTCccaaaacattaataaagcatCTGTCAATAACTCTCATCTCACAATGAAATCAAGGTCATGGTTGCGCTGCATTCTACAGGTGTACAAGTCGGACCCTTTCCCCGGCCTCTCCCTTGGTGCCCAGTATGCTGTTACCGTCATGGCTCTGCCAGTGCCTGAGGAGTGGGAGAGGTTCTACCACAGCAAGATCTACTCCACCCGCTGTAAGACAACTTTTAGCTCTGAGGCTATTGCCAGAACAATGTCGAGTCTATAATAATGTGCACATTGTGGTTTCGCAGCATGTGCAGAGAAGAATGGTTTAGAGCAGTGCAAAAAAGgtgagagaaaatgtttgtcattgttCCCAAATAAACTGGTACAACAATGCCATCTTGTGACGACCAGCTTTACATCTGTCTTTATTTCGCGGTCTGGTTGTGTTAGACTGGTACCCCAAACATATCGAGGTCCAGCAGGAAGGGACTGCCATCACTGTGACCTTTAACCTGGCTCCCCCAAACCTGGGCATCAGAGACTACTTCTCACTGTGTTACGCGAACGGCATGAAGAAATACACAGACATCACACCCGTCAGTGGTTTCCATTTCTGCAGCTTTATAATTTGTCGTTTTGTCTTCATTCACTGCATCAATATCTtgtttatgttatatatattgtagaaATAATTGATAATCATGTGACCTTAATAATTGTATTTGCTATGAATTTGATTTCCTTAGAATtccagcaaaaacaaaactcatcACAGCTATCAGCTGAATGACCTCGAAGAAGGAACCAATTACACCTGCGAGGTAAAATTAATTATAAATGAATCTATGCTTGACACTAATTGcatataatataaaaacctcAGGGGGCTTTGTATTAAATATGTGATATCAAAATACTCGTTTAACAAAATAACCTTAACTCAAGGGTCCAGCGGGGCCCAGTTGACGTTATGTCCCCTTTATGAGATATGGGTGACAGCTCTAGGAGTGGACCTTGAgataaagctgcactaatcaatatgtTTGCGTAATGGCAGAGAGGTCGCAATTTTATTGTTTGGGTTAACTCTCACCACTCTCTTCAACGTCCTTTCTAGCTCAAATCAAACCACTGTGTGGCTCACATTACACATTCTGTCCAGCAACAAACGGCATGCAatcaaagttagcaactagcattcagtatatatatatacagtaccagtcaaaagtttggacacaacttctcattcaatggtattttttttttctacattgtagattaatattgaagacatccaaactatgaaggaacacatatggaattatgtggtaaacaaacaaatgctcaacaaaccagaatatgttttatattttagattcttcaaagtagttgaatgagaaggtgtgtccaaacttttgactggtactgtatatatatatatatatatatatatatatatatatataaatgccccccaaaaatgctaatgttgcctGGTTACCTGGTtgaaataatcaattaattcagtctttaagctaatttttgtcaaactacagtgtccaaggtcaagaataagctttattttatttattttatttgggttATTTGctagggacagtgcacattaataaaacatttctgtaaatgcgccaGAGTAAGttaagaggctatttttcatctgtagtccctagacaCATGatacaaagtcaccctaaaaacataatataagtaataatataaattacaaaatgatgttAAATAGAACATGGACTAAAAACAAGATCATCTTGCATTGTTAGACACTAACGCTCAACATTTCTCGTGTCACAGATTGCAGCTAACGAAGTGGATGCGGTGAGGAAAACGTTCAATGTTCGGGTCTTGCGCATTCAAACAGGTAAGGGGAGGTTGTTTTGATTGCTGCTGATCCTGGCGATGTATCAATCTTTATGTTGTGGAGAGGGTCAATccaatgaaaaatataaaacataatttttaaTACGTGTGTGATCAGTCCAATCAGATTTCTCAAATGTCACTCAATTGTCACGTCATCACAACTTCCCCCATCCTCAGGAGGTTCCTCACTACTTCCTATCACTCCGTCTTTGGCTCTGATTCTTCCACTATGCCTGGCTGGGGTAGCTGTGTTTGTCGTCTTATTGGCTGCCCTAACCAGGAGGAGGGCCAAGCTCTGGATCAAGAAACTTAACATCAAACCAGGTGCCAAGACAAACCAAGTGCTTTATGTAAAATCACTGTTTGAGTCTCATGAAAGCTAACTGAATAAGCAATTGTCATTTTCTTACTCCATTTACATCCTGTATCTTCCTCTTTGTCATCACCGAGCAACCAGATTTCTGTCTGTCATCCATTCAGATGTTATCAAGCAGCATCAGGAGAGTGGGACTCaggaggaagtgatgtcattgCCCAGAAAGAGGCTTACCCCTCCTCGTCTTCTGATTTGCTACAGCAGCTATGATGGTCCGGCACACGTCAAAGCCGTCATGCAGTTGGGAGCCTTCATCCAACAGCACATGGCAACTCAGGTAGTGGACATGACGTTTCATGGTGCATTTTTGCCACATAATATTATAAGATCAGTTTGttgacattctttattttttattttttgttcccCAGGTGTGCCTGGACCTTTGGGACTCTCTGAGCGTGGCCGAGGAGGGCAGCATGTCCTGGCACTGCCGGCAGATCCGGGAGAGCGACTTCATCTTGGTGATCTGCTCTCGGGCCCTCAACCACAGACCGAAGCCTCCATATAGTGACgacggcggcggcggcggagcCATGGAGGCAGACGGAGGGCTCTGCTCCAGGTCCAACGCCTTCAGCTCCGACACAGCCATCCAGCTTATTGGAGAGGAGGTGGGCCGAGCCAAATCCCGGGGTCAGGACCTGTCCAAGTACATGGCGGCCATTTTTGATTACTCCGAGGAGGCTGAGATCCCCTCTGAGCTGAGGCTGGTGTCTCACTACACGCTGACAAGGGACTTGCAGCTGCTCTTCTCACACCTCCATTCGGTGGCTCTGCATGGGCCGGGCCATTACCTGAAGATCAACCATATCTCAGAGGAAGGGTTTACTGAGTTACCAGCCGGAGCAGCTCTGCAGTGGGCTATCTGTGAGGCTCGGATTGCAATGACTTCAAAGAGGCATCACTCTGTGGTAGGGCTGGATGTCGTTTAGAAAATGAACATGCCTGTACCAATAACCTTAAAGTGGTACTGATACCAGATGGGTTTTAGCTCTTGCAGTGGTCAGCTGCGAGCAAAACAGTAAAGATAGCCATATTTTTATCTAGATCTGGGCACAAAAAGGATAGATTAAGAGAGTGGTTTGACTGGAGATAACCAGCCCTACTCTGTGGAGGAAtgacagttaaaaaaaggaaccaaaCACCGTTATTTAGAGGTAGTTTCAACCCAGTGTAGAATAAAGGTTGGCCTGAAGATAAAAGTACATGGTGCTCACAATCTTCCAGAAAAAAACAGTCCAAACAGGAGAAGCTATGGATGACCCCTTAAGCAATCAATCAACTCACAGCCTCTGCCTCAGCTGTGAACTTTGAACTCCAAAGTGTGTTTAAATGCCACATGTGTGTGTACGGGAAGGATTTGTAAAAAAGAATGTCTAGTTTTGCGTGTAATGGTCAATAAGCTATCCCAGTCTTACCAATTTACTTGGTAGAAATATTTCCTATTTCTTTATATGTCATGTAAAAAGAAGTATATTTGTAATATAAACTTTGTACATATATCAACTATATTTACTACTATTAACTATCTCGTACAGGAGTtattgaagttatttttgcgaGTGTTTGCCTTGAAGTACACATTGTCTAATATGTTCATATTTAAAGTCTTGCTTATAGCTTATTTATGCATGTGCATATCTCATATACTTTAGAATGGATAAATAaggcatatttaaaaaatgtatttgatgcCGATGTGAGGATTAACATGTGTATCTTTGTTTTATATGGATTTTTCCATGGATGTGTTTACTAGCTCATCAAATATGTATCCATGACATACTTGGCCAAATAAGCTATTTTATCAAAAGAAGAGTGCTGAATATCAGCAGGATGAAGATGTGAAAGTTACATTAGGCAGAAATAAAACAGGGTCTGATCCATCCAGAGTAACTTTTAAAATTCCTCGTTGTATCTTTAAGAAGCTTCATGTTAACCCAACATCACTGAGGGTAAAGGATCTCACAGAATGCTGGATCATGTTACATTTTGACCATTTTATTGAATTCAACACCAAACAAAGTTTCAGAAAATACTGTGTTGGGAGATACTGCACAGCCCGAAAGTACATGTGAACAGCTGTTGGTCTGTCAGTGTCTCTTTCTTGACCGTCTTGATTTGAAGTGATGCTGAGAgcttcttctgtttgtgtgtgaggagctTCACAAACCGCCACCACAGAGGAAGCACATAGTGACAGCTTCATCTGTACTGGTGAGTTTGGGACGCTCCTCATCTCCTAGATTGGGTCTGTCGTCTTCTTCTCAGTGTTGACCCACTGGTTTTGGGGGTCTGGAATTAGGTTCGGTACTGAAGTGTGTTTGGAGGACTGCTGAGGTGCTGCAGCTTCCTGTGATGTTTAGCTGGTCGACATCAACTGTTGGATGCATCAGGAAAAACCGATGTCAAACAGatcatgaatatttatgatACATATGTGATTAAATCATTTATCTAATAACAAGTTGATGATATGTTGATGATAAGAATATGTAATCAACAAACAGGATGTAAAGAGCTAATGTgaagaactttcattttgtgttgattttggcggtccctgtggacaaaggtggtagtgtttctgagcaccagactccctttaaaaaatgttttttttactgcagcagtgtgAGACAGTTATGTCATTATTTATAGTTTAAACAAGAGTCTTACTTTCTTGGTGGACTGAAACACCTCTGCTGTCCACTTtgccctcctcatcctcttgaCAGCTGGGGGGAGGTAGGGTGTTGGTGGGGCTGGCAGTTCAGGGATCCAACTTGTCTGATGGGGGTTTGGAAGACAGTTTGGTGCTGAAAGGTGTTCagtgtgctgcagcagcttccTGGGATGATCGGTTGGTTGACATCCACCCTCAGGAGCACCAGGAGACACAGGAGTCCTTGCCTAACATCTAAAAACAAgtaatgaatatttaatatcatATCATCAGCATACAGTAGGTGACGTTAACTGTAGCTCATCGCAACTTTATGTTAGCTACTTTTGTTGTCTTAATTAAAAGCCTACTTACTTTGGTGACGGAAACACCACACGCTCCATCTTGTCTCGTCTTCAGTCGTCCTTCTGATCTGTTCGGGAGTGAGTTCTTCTTCGTGCTTCTGGAAATTCTGGATGGACCGCAGGAAAGTTGAGTCTCGGTCATCCACGTTGTCTTCTCTCTCCAGTGGGCCGTCTGCATCTGAGTAAAAACATCTGAAGTGATTAAgctaattaataaataatgcattaacTGCTAATAATGACTCctttaatgttaataattatcTCCATACCTGTATCTCAAGAAATCTTCACAACAAAGAAATCAAAGTACAAAAGAGTGAGTGATCTTTAACTTATAAGTGctattaaatgaataaacacgTATATCATATTTAAGGTCATTTTCTCAGAGTCAGAATCTTGTACTCACCATTTTCCCCAAATGATGTGGGATCAGCAGGAAGCCCACTGACCCTCAGAACAACATGGCAACATGTAGGAGCAGTGGAGATATTTCATTGAAATACCTCAAATGGCTCCTTTCAACACAAAGGAGCAGTGATACGGGTGTAATCAGGCCTGGATCAGGAAGAGGGGTCTCCTCTAACGACCAGGCCTGAGAGGAGGGTCCTATCTATCTGATATatgtataattatattattgtcaCGACACAGGTAGTAACAGAGACGTCTTTTGGAAGTTTTTTTGATCTCCATATTTAACCCGTCCTAAGCcttgaggagcagtgggctgctgtaaagCAACAGTTGTGCTTCAGTGTCTCTCActaggacactttgacatgcagaCAGTAGGAGCTGTCACCCAATCTGTGTTTCCACAAACAGGCCCTCACATATTCTGATACTTGTTCACCTTTAAATTCAAcagatttgttcatttttacacCGAGGAAGCGTTCACAGTCCTCAGGGAggttcattaaataaaacaaggaaacaTGGATTTAGTTCTCTTACCTGGACCATGGTGGTCCGGGTAAAGCAGGCCTCCGATCAGCAGCTGGTCCCTAGCAGCCATCCCCTCAAGCAGCTTGCTTCAGGTGTAGGTATCAGTTTAGTTCTGGtttagttataataataataattaagttgGTGGTTTTTGGTTCTCCAACAAGGTTCGTTTGGTTTTTTTCCAGATGCTTTCAGATCTCCAGAGAGTTGAGCTTTCCAGCGATCAGGTTTTTGCAGAAGGTCAACTCGTGTCAAGTCCAAGTGCAAAGTGGGAATGAGCAAAGGGCTGCTGACCTTAAGTGACCTCTGTCGCGCGTCACCGTCCTGTTGCCATGACTTTCACTGTCGCACATGCGTGTgcgtgtaaatatatattttgccaaatggatatttttttatcttctacATGTTTTTTAGCTTTGAGGTGTGTCTGTTTCTCTATTGACTCCAAGAAATGCACAGAGAAGAGGATTTCTATCTTGTACCAATATATTATGTTcacaatatgatatatgatatttGTATCGTGAGATGATTTAACGATCAAATAAAGCATATAATGAATCATCATCAGGACCTGCAGCATAAATGGACGTTTCTGTCTATTTTTACTGTCATTTCCACATCACCCTatattatctttaatatttaGAAGAGATGTATATGTTTGATAAATCataactttgtttcattttttgttgttaacaTTACCATCTCCTAATTACAGAAAAGATCTAAAAGTCGTAAAGATATTGACAGATTCGCACTTCCCGGATCAATGTGAGAGGAGTGAGCAGGGACCGTCTACAAAGTGCAACGCTGAAAGGACACACAGCAAACatattcaataactttattgtcaCGTGTTACCAAAATCCCTTCATGCATCAATAAACTCCTCCTGGTTATACTACTACacttgtttttagaaaaaaaacgtgATTTACATacttttggtgatttttttttattgggaaAGCATTCCCtaactttattgttttgctgTGTAGTGCAAAATCCCTTCACACATCAATGGTCTCCtcctatttaaataaaaaaattaaacctTATTACAATAGGCATGTACATACAAGTACATAATGTAAAAATCTGAATGtttctctactgaccagcaggggccACTCCTCTGGTGGCAAAAAGAAGtccgattgtatagaagtctatgagaaaatgactctactcttgatttattccctcagtaaacattgtaaacatgagtttatggtctccatctctagtttcaagtcttcttcaatacagcatgatgttcatttcgtaactgatgctccatttagagtcaaatagaccataaagctgagtatgctttagggcgggcttactatGATTGACAGGccactgctgctaccagagccacggcgtctctacgtcactcctccacatacCAAATATGGTAACCTCTGTTCACTTGCCGAATGTTTCATAATATACCAAAATTATGCAAAAGCTCATCTTTTTCCAACTTCAGATTTGCAGCATAACCCGGAGGAGAACGTTGATGCATGAAGTGATTATGGGCAcactacattttataaaattgaAGTTATTGAATATCATTTTTCCAATAAAAATTCACCATAATTATCCAAAACCATTCAGTGTGTGAATTACTGTGTACTACTTCAGACCCCCTGAAAGCAACAATAGCAAAATCTCTCACTTgcaattgtcactaaaatgaCAGTAAAAGGCTTGCTAATGCCCAGCAGTTTTCAtcattcaaactgcaaaacatttattcacaaatatgaatggTGAGTGCAAGAGACACAGCCAACCAGATCAGCAGAAGCGAGCTTGTCCTGACTTCTGTTTGTGGACTTAAACAGACACCCTTTGGACAAACTTCAACCACTTCAACTCATCATTGCGAGATGAggcatgtcattttttttcttttgtgaatgCAACGCACTagaaaacatatacacatgtaaAATACTTTGTAAGAGTCTATCTAATTTTTTGATTTTCCtcacatcaataaaacaaacagaatataagTTGGCCTTCCATATTAGATTTAATGTAATACGAAGGATACTATTATCAGAATTATATTAACATGTAGCTCCCTCGTGTGGATCAaaggtgtactgcagatataaatgttgaTTGAAAAAGATTTTGGAAGAAATTCTGCTGATTTATTTGGCGACCTTAATAATATGTTCTGCGATCCACCATGTGGACTTTGGGAACCACTGCTGTAAACTTTGATTGATCTGCAAACACTTCTTCCTCCACAACAAAGTGTATCAATATTAAAGCAATGAAAAAACTTTTATCACAGAAAAAGTGTCTCACTGTATCCGTAAGAACATGAAGTCACATAGAGAATCCACTGTGCTGTATTAGGGGGGCCTGACTACAAGATCTAATGTCtctacttttaaaatgtcactaaTGTTGAAAAGTTGTTGAACCAAACGGAGACAAATATAATTCTTTATCATCTGGTTTTTATACCCCAGGGTTTAATATTGTGTCATCACAGGCTTGGTGATGATCACTGAAATAAATTGGTTATATTTTTTAACCAGAGTTGCAGGTGGAACAGAACCTCcaaaagctatatatatatatatatgtacattttaatgtttgagCTGTAAATTGTTACAAATCATTTCAGAGGCCAAAAATTGTTTCAGGACTTTATGCCAGGTGAAATATGGTTGTCATGATTCAATGAGCAAATGTTGCCAGTTGGAAGAAATGGTAGACAGGTGTCAAAAGCGTTGCAGCCGGTTATGGAGGAACTATTCAGATCATTCGCTGAAAGGTTCTTCCCTCCCTTCAGCTCCCCAAACCAAAATCTGAACACTGTATTGTTATTAAAgtggaataaaaatgaataagagGATTATTATATGAAATAGTGCAACAAGGTCAAGCAATATAATTCAgggcaaaacaaacaatgccaagaaaaacaactcaaaaagTGCTGACTGAGAACTATCAATAGCCCTATcagtatgaaaatattgattggTACAACTTCAGACTTTCACAAATAAACCACTGTAAAGCTTATTAAGTAATTTTCAATCTAGaccaacattttaaacaatcagctggtgatatacagtaccagtcaaaagtttggacacaccttctcattcaatggtttttctttatttttatttctttctacattgtagattaatattgaagacatccaaactatgaaggaacacatatggaattatgtggtaaacaaacaaatgctcaacaaaccagaatatgttttatattttacattcttcaaagtagttgaatgagaaggtgtgtccacacttttgactggtactgtataggGTGCGAAAATTAGaaccatatttttatttttaatgtgacaTCACATCAAACGCTTTGACAAACtacatttttcataatgttACTGTTGAGATTTGCAGGTATTGCTGATGCTCCAGGTTGCCAGACAAGTGGAAAAAGCTCCCATCGTTTTGTATCtcaaacagtaataaaaaaattatcaaCTTTATCTGAATGAagcaaaattatgttttataaacatactcattagtTTCTAAATAATAAACCTTTCCATTAATGCATAATATCAACTCAAATGACGATAACGGTCTAGTGACTTGAGCAGCCGGACCTGGCAACCCGATGGAGCGGACGGAGGCGTCATCGCAGTGAGCGCAGTCAGGCTCTCTGCGGCAGACAGACAGCGTGGAGCAAACATGGTGCTCGACTTGGACCTGTTCCGCACCGACAAAGGTGGCGACCCAGAAGCCATCCGGGAGACCCAGAAGAAGAGGTTCAAAGATGTCACGCTGGTCGATAAGCTGGTGGCCGCTGATACGGAGTGGAGGAAATGTAAGGGTTCAATTCAGAGGAGCTAGCGTCGTTAGCGCGGTGGCTAACGATGCTAGCTCACGCCAAACTCCTTTAACAAAAACCCGCATTTGTGTTGTTAGTAGTTGAATAAAGCTATGTGCGCAGCCCACATGGTGCATTTAAAGACTGCATGTATTTTAGGACCACGTCTTCTATTCGGCGCccttaaaatacataaaaaatgttttttgttgtcagtAGCTTTGGTGTGATGTTCCCACTGAGGGAAGAGAATAGCACGCAATgaggctaatgttagcttctACGAATCCACATGAGCCATATGGTTATGCTCAAGTTACTTAATAATAAGCTTTTTATGGATGATAAACCAAGCTGTAGGTAATCAGACATAACCATGTGTTTTATTGGCAGATATATGACACAGAAGGTGGCTAATGCAGGGTTAGCTTAGCGATGCCGGGTGGTAACGTGCAATCTGATGCAATCCCAGCCTGCAACATGACAGCTCAACCTCGCCCTGCAGTGtagccacgcacacacacacacacacatacacacacacacacacacacacacacacacacacacacacataaataaaagtgagtCATTCTGATCCAGCATGGTAACAGGAATGATGTTTTTTCAGTACATTGTTGCTACTGTTTAAGTGACAAAGGtagttttatttacatatttccatCATCGTTTTTGATTGCGTGAGGGGGAGTTGCTACAGACAGCCACACCTGTTACCAGTCCTGCAATTCCagctttctcacacacacacacacacacacacacacacacacacacacacacacacaaacaaacaaacacacgtaAGCATGCATAACAATGAACTCActtgacttttatttaacctCCCAACAGGCCGCTTCACTGCAGACAACCTGAACAAAGCTAAGAACCTCTGCAGCAAGAGCATTGGGGAGAAAATGAAGGTACGGAGAAACATCTGGACACTGAAAGACCGAACGTATGCTTGTTGATGTAGATTGAAAACCTCTGTCAGTATGTGTCCACTTTCCAGACCCGAGATGCAGttttgaaagttatttttgGCCTTCTTTAACACCTTTCTTATGTTGTAAATGCAGAAGAAGGAGCCAGTCGGGGAGGATGAGTCCGTACCCGAAGAAGCACAGAACGTGGAGTCCCTAACAGCTGAAACGCTCTCGGTATGACGGGTTTGTTTCACCTTtatgacaactttttttttgcatgtttgctaCACTGAAAtctctgaaaacacatttctttactTGTTTGCACGCCTACCTTTTTTTCAACGTCAGCCCCTGACGGTGTCCCAGATCAAGAAGGTGCGTCTGTTGGTGGACGAAGCGGTGGAGAAAAGCGACAGCGAGAGGATAAAGCTGGAGGCGGTGCGCTTCGAGTACCTGAGGGAGATCGGCAACCTTCTGCACCCGTCTGTACCCATCAGCAACGATGAGGTGAGTGGTTCCATAAAGGCTGGTTAGAGTATGAGCCGAAATACATCACTTGGATTTAATGATACAGTTGAAGTAGCTGTTAATCCATCACCACATATTGTCACATTGATTGACATGGTCTTCCCCAGTAAATTGGATTAGATAACAAATGATACAGCAATTATTATGACATGTCATACCTAAATATATGATGGACTCCCATAAACGAGATGCAATACCTTGTCATGTCAATTATTGATGCCCCTTCACACACGGATGTCTAAACTGAAGTATTACTTTGTAATAATAGatgcttacattttttaatattgctCTAATTTGcacagagaatgtgtgtgtgcattataaagataaaatgtttcaaatggagaggattattttgacatttcaggATAAATGCTTATTCCCTTTTTTGCTGAGTTTTTTCTGAAGAAGATGGATAGCATTATCATGTCTATATCCTAAATTTGAgtgccagcagctggttagtgAAGGATAGTGTAAAGACAGGAAACCTGAGACCAATCCAGCCTAGCTGTTTCCATTCTGTATGCTGAGCTAAAATATGTATGTCCTGGCTAATCCGCAAATTTATCATAACATCTTTGCCTGGTATAGCAGCTGGATTGCTCGAGAATCGTGGGATTGAATATCGCACAAAAACccatcttgtcaggcttcaaaTATTGCAGGCCTGTGCCCGGACCAATAGGCATCCTGTGAGGAGATACTGGCAGCTCCATGCATAGCTGAGCTGTgtgagagaggacagggagagacGACTGTTGGTTCAAAACGACAGTGGCTGCTACTAAAGAGGTTagcgtagatgctgcaatagcatcagttctaTTAGAGctggagagtatttcttcagtgaaagaagagaaaagaacaacA
The sequence above is a segment of the Anoplopoma fimbria isolate UVic2021 breed Golden Eagle Sablefish chromosome 12, Afim_UVic_2022, whole genome shotgun sequence genome. Coding sequences within it:
- the si:ch211-207e14.4 gene encoding interleukin-17 receptor D, coding for MWKAALVLYQLFALGQPLWAQDDITAAAAITPQDCGLDCVRQGGPGCEYCRITRADIKSALGFNSMERFGSCIPWPCFELLGKEDRKLCQHYVQAPNDVKVELVNERDPKSDTIVISWKPSYYGIAFLRGFQVSIQALGRTSVACQLFLFHRNLSLPASHAQRVYKSDPFPGLSLGAQYAVTVMALPVPEEWERFYHSKIYSTRSCAEKNGLEQCKKDWYPKHIEVQQEGTAITVTFNLAPPNLGIRDYFSLCYANGMKKYTDITPNSSKNKTHHSYQLNDLEEGTNYTCEIAANEVDAVRKTFNVRVLRIQTGSSLLPITPSLALILPLCLAGVAVFVVLLAALTRRRAKLWIKKLNIKPGHHRATRFLSVIHSDVIKQHQESGTQEEVMSLPRKRLTPPRLLICYSSYDGPAHVKAVMQLGAFIQQHMATQVCLDLWDSLSVAEEGSMSWHCRQIRESDFILVICSRALNHRPKPPYSDDGGGGGAMEADGGLCSRSNAFSSDTAIQLIGEEVGRAKSRGQDLSKYMAAIFDYSEEAEIPSELRLVSHYTLTRDLQLLFSHLHSVALHGPGHYLKINHISEEGFTELPAGAALQWAICEARIAMTSKRHHSVVGLDVV